The DNA segment CGGCGGGGTGGTCGGGGGGCTAGTGGCGCCTCGGAACCACCTGTGACCAGTGTCTAGGGTGTCGGACCCATGGCCGTGGTCATCGCCATCGACGCCGGCACCACTGGCGTCCGCAGCTTCGCCTTCGACGAGTCGGGCCGGCCGGTCGGCACCGCCTACCGGGAGCTCACCCAGCACTTCCCGCGGCCCGGATGGGTGGAGCACGACGCCGACGAGATCTGGACGGCCGTCACCGCCACCCTCACCGAGGTGCTCGACGGCCTCGACCAGCCGCCGGTCGCCGCCGTCGGCGTCACCAACCAGCGCGAGACCACCGTCGTGTGGGACCGTCGCACGGGCCGGCCGCTCCACCGGGCGATCGTGTGGCAGGACCGGCGCACCGCCGCCCGCTGCGACGAGCTGCGGGAGCAGGGCCACCTCGACCTGGTGCGCCGCACCACCGGCCTCGTCCTCGACCCCTACTTCTCCGCCACCAAGCTGGAGTGGCTGCTCGGGCCCGGCGGCGTCGAGGCGTCACCCGACCTGGCGTTCGGCACGGTCGACTCGTGGGTGCTGTGGAACCTGACGGGCGGCCCGGCCGGCGGGGTGCACGCCACCGAGCCCTCCAACGCCAGCCGCACCCTGCTCTACGACATCGATGCGCTGCGGTGGTCCGACGAGCTGGTCGACCTGTTCGGCGTCCCGACCACGGCGCTGCCCGAGGTGCGCCCGACGCAGGGGCGCTTCGGTCGGACCGTCGCCGGTGGCCCCGTGCCCGCCGGCGTGCCCATCTCCGGCATGGCCGGTGACCAGCAGGCGGCCCTGTTCGGGCAGGCGTGCTTCGACGCCGGCCAGTCGAAGAACACCTACGGCACCGGCAGCTTCGTGCTGATGAACGTGGGCTCGTCGCTGCCGCCGCCGGTCGACGGGCTGCTGACCACGGTGGCCTGGACGATCGACGGGCAGCCGGGCGCCACCTACGCCCTCGAGGGCGCCATCTTCGTCACCGGCGCCGCCATCCAGTGGCTGCGCGACGGCCTGGGGATCATCTCGTCGGCCGAGGAGGTGGGGCCGCTGGCCGCCTCGTGCCCGGACCCGCAGGGCGTCTACGTGGTGCCCGCCTTCACCGGCCTCGGGAGCCCCTGGTGGGACCCCTACGCCCGGGGGACGATCGTGGGCATCACCCGGGGCACGGGGCGGGCCGAGCTGGCGCGGGCGGTGGTCGAGTCGATGGCGTACCAGACCCGCGACGTGGTGGAAGCCATGTCGACGGCCTCGGGCCAGCCGCTCGCCGAGCTGCGCGTCGACGGCGGGGCCTCGGCGATGGACGTCCTGCTCCAGTTCCAGGCCGACCAGCTCGGCGTCCCCGTGGAGCGCCCGGTCCTCCAGGAGACGACGGTCGCCGGCGCCGCCTACCTGGCGGGCCTGGCCGAGGGCGTGTGGTCGGGCCCCGACGAGGTCGCGGCCCTCTGGCAGCTCGACCGCCGCTTCACCCCCACCCCCGACCGCACCGACGCCAACTCCCGCTTCACCACCTGGCACGCCGCGGTCACCCGCTCCCGCACCTGGGCGCCCTAACCGAAATTGCGTGGGTGGTGGCCCCATAGCGACCCCCAGCCACGCAATTTCAGCTTTGGAGAGCCACCTTCCTAGCCTTTCAGTGCATGGTGATCCGAGACGACGAGGTGGCGGAGCTTGCCAGCAGACAGCACGGCCTCGTCTCCGTCGCCCAGCTCGGCCGGCTCGACGTGTCACGTTCGGCCATCCGAGGACGAGTCGCTCGAGGAATCTGGACCACCGCCGGGCGGGGCGTCCTGCGACTCGCCGGGGCCCCGGCCACCTGGGAGTCTTCCGTCCTCGCCCACGTGCTGGCCGCCGGCGAAGCCGCTCTGGCATCGCACCGCACCGCCGCCGCTCTGTGGGGCCTCGACGGCACCGACCGACGGCAGCTCGACATCTCGGTGCCCCGCGGTACCTGGTACCGCCACGACGGCGTCCACACGCACGAGAGCACCGACCTCGATCGGACGCGGCCGGTCCGCCGCAACGGGATCCCGATGACATCCGTCGAGCGGACACTCCTCGACCTCGGCGCGGTGGTGGGCTTCAGGCGGGTCGAGCTCGCCCTCGATGACGCCCGGCGTCGACGCCTTGTCACCTGGGACACCCTGCTCGACACCCTCGTGCTCCACGCCCGCCGTGGACGCGACGGCGTCGGCACTCTGCGCGCCATCCTCGACGAGCACTTCGGCGAGGTCGTGGTCACCGACAGCGGGTTCGAGCGACTGGTGATCTCGGTGCTGAGAGACGCCGGCCTCCCCACGCCCGTCCTCCAACACGAGGTGCGGGTGGCCGGTCGCACCTACCGGCTCGACCTCGCCTATCCCGACTTGCGGGTGGCAATCGAGCTGGACGGCAGCGTCCACCTACGTCGCGACGTCTGGGAGGCGGACCACGTTCGCCAGAACGCACTGATCCTCGCCGGCTGGACGCTGCTGCGCTTCACCTGGGCCGACTACTCGACCCGCGCTCCCCTGCTCGTGAGCGAGGTCCGCGCCGCCCTCCGGCGCCGACCCTGAGGAACCTGCGTGTCCAGCGGCCCTATTGCGACCACCTACCACGCAATTTCGGGTTGGGGGTTGGGGTTCGGGTTGGGGTTAGCCCAGGGACGGGTGGCGGGCGCGGCTGGCGGCGCGGCTCAGCTCGCGGTGGCGGGTGTCGGCCACGCGGGCGAACGCGGCGACCTCGTGGCGCTCACGGGCCCGGAACGTGACGCCCTCACGACCCAGCACCAGCGCCAGGCGGGAGCACGGCAGGGGCGCCCAGGCGACGTCACCGGTCTCGGCCACCCCGGTGGCGCCGGACGACTGCGTGCTGCCGGCCACGAACGCCCGCAGCCACGCACCCGACGGGGCGTCGCCGGCCCGGGCCACCACCTCGTGGCCACCGGGCTCGTTGTCGACCACGGCGCCCCAGTCGGAGCCGATCACCCGGGTCGCCTGCAGCACCAGCCCGTCGAGCAGCTCCACCTGGTCGGTGGCCCCCACCAGCTGGGCGACCGCCTCGAGTGCGTCGAGCCGGGGGTCGTGGTGGCGCCCGCCGGCGAGCGGCCGCACCTCCTCCACGCCCACGCCGTCGACCTGGCGGACCTCCCGGACCAGCATGTCGACGAGCTCGTCGTCCGGCAGCTCGACAACCAGCTCGTCGACGGCCTGGCCGCCGCCTCGCTCCAGGATGTCGATGCCGACGACGGAGCCCCGCACCGCACCGATCCGACTTGCGACCTGACCAAGAGCACCCGGCCGGTCAGGCAGCCACAGACGCACCACGTAGGTCATCACGGGCACAGACCCTAGGCACCCGGTGTGAACTGTCTGTTTCGCATAGGCGACGAGCATGCGACGGGGCACCCACTACCATCACGGAGGACATTCCGAGCATGCGAGCCTCTCCACGCGCGAGAATCAGTTCGTAACGCAATTGTCGTGAGGAGGGCGGTCACCAGACGGGGGCTAGGGGATCCCGAACGGTCGCTGCCACCGCCACCGTGAACACCCACGATTCGAACCACGCCGCCGCCACAGGCCTGCGGGGTCTGCACCCAAGGCTGACGGTGCTACCTGCAGGTACCCACGAGCGGACGACACTGACCGAGCAACTCACTCGGCTGCTGTCCGACGCGTCCGGAATCGATTCCAACGGCACCCTGTCCGCCCTCGGTGCCGACGACCTCGACGCCACCGCCCAAGAGGTCGCTCGGCAGCGCGTCGAGGAACATGCCCAGGATCGCGACCAGCTAACCGCGCGACTTCGGCATGCCCGCGAGCAGTCGGCCGTCGCCGCCAGCAAGCGCGACGAGGCGGCCGCCCGGGCCCGGCGCCTGGCCGCCCACCTGGCCGAATGCGACAACCTGCTCGACCACGCCAGCCAGCTCACGAAGACCGCCG comes from the Acidimicrobiales bacterium genome and includes:
- the glpK gene encoding glycerol kinase GlpK, which gives rise to MAVVIAIDAGTTGVRSFAFDESGRPVGTAYRELTQHFPRPGWVEHDADEIWTAVTATLTEVLDGLDQPPVAAVGVTNQRETTVVWDRRTGRPLHRAIVWQDRRTAARCDELREQGHLDLVRRTTGLVLDPYFSATKLEWLLGPGGVEASPDLAFGTVDSWVLWNLTGGPAGGVHATEPSNASRTLLYDIDALRWSDELVDLFGVPTTALPEVRPTQGRFGRTVAGGPVPAGVPISGMAGDQQAALFGQACFDAGQSKNTYGTGSFVLMNVGSSLPPPVDGLLTTVAWTIDGQPGATYALEGAIFVTGAAIQWLRDGLGIISSAEEVGPLAASCPDPQGVYVVPAFTGLGSPWWDPYARGTIVGITRGTGRAELARAVVESMAYQTRDVVEAMSTASGQPLAELRVDGGASAMDVLLQFQADQLGVPVERPVLQETTVAGAAYLAGLAEGVWSGPDEVAALWQLDRRFTPTPDRTDANSRFTTWHAAVTRSRTWAP
- a CDS encoding type IV toxin-antitoxin system AbiEi family antitoxin domain-containing protein, giving the protein MVIRDDEVAELASRQHGLVSVAQLGRLDVSRSAIRGRVARGIWTTAGRGVLRLAGAPATWESSVLAHVLAAGEAALASHRTAAALWGLDGTDRRQLDISVPRGTWYRHDGVHTHESTDLDRTRPVRRNGIPMTSVERTLLDLGAVVGFRRVELALDDARRRRLVTWDTLLDTLVLHARRGRDGVGTLRAILDEHFGEVVVTDSGFERLVISVLRDAGLPTPVLQHEVRVAGRTYRLDLAYPDLRVAIELDGSVHLRRDVWEADHVRQNALILAGWTLLRFTWADYSTRAPLLVSEVRAALRRRP